One window of Steroidobacteraceae bacterium genomic DNA carries:
- a CDS encoding long-chain fatty acid--CoA ligase — MPMTLDDIPRRNALRFPHRPALRMGDRSATWAELDARVDRLAGAMRAQGLRQGDRVAVLLGNCPEYLEIYFACARSGCIAVPVNYRLTAADALVLLRHARPALLISSVEYAATVDVLRGALGDSIVVWNVAKEGLRDARSYEAIIAAGDARPRESSATETDCFAIFYTSGTTGLPKGAMVSHLNLVANGYNQLIADAARADDVNLVATPLYHMGAVFMAVTYMMIGAPQIILPQFTPQAWLSALQRERATVSLLISTMINAVLNDPQADRADMSSLRLVFYGGGPMPPAVLKRAILRWNCGFTQGYGLTETLEATFLVAADHVLDDAPRRLERLASAGREAVGAEIRIVDDKGRDCETGAIGEVLVRSKSVIAGYWDAPDETAAAIRDGWFHTGDLGYLDEERYLFLVDRKKDMVISGGVNIYTKEIEAHLFAHPAVAEAAVFGLPDDHWGEIVCAAVVMKPDMTLDEPAIVAHCREGLAAFKKPKRVFFLDELPKNPSGKVLKRELRKALQG, encoded by the coding sequence ATGCCCATGACGCTGGATGACATACCGCGCCGCAACGCCTTGCGTTTTCCGCATCGACCCGCGCTGCGCATGGGTGATCGCAGTGCCACCTGGGCGGAGCTCGACGCCCGTGTCGATCGACTGGCGGGAGCGATGCGCGCTCAGGGACTCAGGCAAGGCGATCGCGTCGCGGTGCTGCTCGGCAATTGCCCGGAATATCTTGAAATCTACTTCGCCTGCGCCCGTAGCGGCTGCATCGCCGTCCCCGTCAACTACCGACTGACTGCAGCGGACGCACTGGTCCTGTTGCGTCATGCCAGGCCGGCGCTGTTGATATCGAGTGTCGAGTATGCGGCTACGGTTGATGTGCTGCGCGGTGCACTTGGCGACTCTATTGTGGTCTGGAACGTTGCGAAAGAGGGGTTGCGCGATGCACGATCCTACGAGGCGATCATCGCGGCTGGCGATGCCAGGCCCCGCGAATCGTCCGCGACCGAAACCGATTGCTTCGCCATTTTCTATACCAGCGGAACGACCGGCTTGCCCAAGGGGGCAATGGTCTCGCACCTCAACCTCGTGGCTAACGGCTACAACCAACTGATTGCCGACGCCGCGCGTGCCGATGACGTGAATCTGGTCGCGACGCCGCTTTATCACATGGGCGCGGTGTTCATGGCGGTTACCTACATGATGATCGGCGCACCACAGATCATCCTGCCGCAATTTACGCCGCAGGCCTGGCTCAGCGCCTTGCAGCGCGAACGCGCAACCGTGTCTTTGCTCATCTCGACCATGATCAATGCGGTCCTGAACGATCCGCAGGCCGATCGGGCCGACATGAGTTCGCTGCGACTCGTCTTCTACGGCGGCGGACCCATGCCGCCGGCGGTGCTCAAGCGCGCCATCCTGCGTTGGAACTGCGGGTTCACACAGGGCTATGGACTTACGGAAACCCTGGAGGCGACATTCCTGGTGGCTGCCGATCACGTGCTCGATGACGCGCCGCGGCGTCTCGAGCGCCTTGCCTCCGCCGGTCGTGAAGCCGTCGGCGCCGAGATCCGCATCGTTGATGACAAAGGTCGTGACTGCGAAACCGGCGCCATCGGCGAGGTGCTGGTGCGTTCGAAGTCGGTGATCGCAGGTTACTGGGACGCGCCGGATGAAACCGCCGCCGCCATTCGAGACGGATGGTTTCATACCGGCGATCTCGGCTATCTCGACGAGGAACGTTACCTGTTCCTGGTCGATCGCAAAAAGGACATGGTGATCAGCGGCGGCGTCAATATCTACACCAAGGAAATTGAAGCCCATCTGTTTGCACACCCGGCGGTGGCCGAAGCCGCCGTATTCGGTCTTCCGGATGATCACTGGGGAGAGATTGTCTGCGCTGCCGTCGTAATGAAACCTGACATGACCCTCGACGAGCCGGCGATCGTGGCGCACTGCCGCGAAGGCCTTGCCGCCTTCAAGAAACCGAAGCGCGTGTTCTTCCTCGATGAGCTGCCCAAGAATCCGAGCGGCAAGGTCCTGAAGCGCGAGCTGCGCAAAGCGCTGCAGGGTTGA
- a CDS encoding cobalamin-dependent protein (Presence of a B(12) (cobalamin)-binding domain implies dependence on cobalamin itself, in one of its several forms, or in some unusual lineages, dependence on a cobalamin-like analog.) codes for MGAPRRLLLAKTGLDCHDTGIVTVAQKLREAGYEVIYLGLHNNAREVVKAAIEEHVDGIGLSYLSGQHMTQMRRLIDAMRAEKLSLPVFCGGVIPADDVAALKDMGVAEVIPPGTLTADLLERVANALRQPLAV; via the coding sequence ATGGGCGCACCGAGAAGACTGCTGCTCGCGAAGACCGGGCTCGATTGTCACGATACCGGCATCGTGACCGTCGCACAGAAGCTCAGGGAAGCCGGTTATGAAGTCATCTACCTCGGGCTGCATAACAATGCGCGGGAAGTCGTCAAGGCGGCCATCGAGGAGCATGTCGACGGGATCGGACTCAGCTACCTGTCCGGCCAGCACATGACCCAGATGCGGCGACTGATCGATGCCATGCGCGCCGAGAAGCTTTCGCTGCCGGTGTTCTGCGGCGGCGTCATCCCGGCGGACGATGTAGCTGCGTTGAAGGACATGGGCGTCGCGGAGGTCATTCCGCCCGGCACGCTGACAGCCGATCTCCTCGAGCGCGTCGCGAACGCGTTGCGGCAACCACTGGCGGTCTGA
- a CDS encoding acyl-CoA mutase large subunit family protein: MPKPAPAASVGVARDAEEQLFETNSGIEIEALYGPGHLEALDPERDLGQPGEYPFVRGPYPGMYRSRIWTRRFQVGFGSPQETNQRIRYLHENGANGFVITIDLPTSYGFDSDDEIADGEVGVTGVAISTLEDMAALYDGFGPDKVSYALSIRPPVSSVTLAMLACVAEDKNVPLESVIGTQQNDPFFQMSGGPLQTITQFFPLEGTLRLCIDNIEFISTRMPRLNWMVTNGYNLRETGVNAIEDGAFTLGHAFDVYRMARERGLDVNVFARRASFFLSASIDFFEEAAKFRAMRRIYARTMREEFGATNPECWRLRFSVQTAGNTLTTQQPEVNIVRAAYEAMAAVLGGAQSVHLCSYDEGHGLPTEESSRIALRTQQVLAYETGVTKTIDPLAGSYYVEALTNRIEEAILAKLQTVRDLGGMSAAVREGWLEGQINQARYRNQESIDSGRRPLVAVNRFTIPAQEERPVEVHKIRADEWGARRGEYLRRYRIQRDATRWGEALAQLESAWQRRENMVPVIMNALRNKATMGEIHEAMRRAQKTAVRQE; the protein is encoded by the coding sequence ATGCCCAAGCCAGCGCCGGCCGCGTCCGTCGGCGTCGCCCGTGATGCCGAAGAGCAGCTGTTCGAGACCAATTCCGGCATCGAGATCGAGGCACTGTACGGTCCTGGGCATCTCGAAGCCCTCGACCCCGAACGGGATCTCGGTCAGCCCGGCGAATACCCGTTCGTACGTGGCCCCTATCCCGGCATGTACCGCAGCCGCATCTGGACACGCCGCTTCCAGGTCGGCTTCGGCTCGCCGCAGGAGACCAACCAGCGCATACGCTACCTGCACGAGAATGGTGCCAACGGCTTCGTCATTACCATCGACCTGCCCACTTCCTACGGGTTCGATTCAGACGACGAGATCGCCGACGGTGAAGTCGGGGTGACCGGCGTTGCGATCAGCACGCTCGAGGACATGGCGGCGCTCTACGACGGCTTCGGACCGGACAAGGTCTCGTATGCATTGTCGATCCGGCCGCCGGTCTCGAGCGTCACGCTCGCCATGCTGGCCTGTGTCGCAGAAGACAAGAACGTACCCCTCGAGAGCGTTATCGGCACCCAGCAGAACGATCCGTTCTTCCAGATGAGCGGCGGACCTCTGCAGACCATCACGCAGTTCTTTCCACTCGAGGGTACGCTGCGACTGTGCATCGACAACATCGAATTCATCTCGACACGCATGCCGCGCCTCAACTGGATGGTGACCAACGGCTACAACCTCCGCGAGACCGGCGTCAACGCAATCGAGGACGGCGCGTTCACGCTGGGACATGCCTTCGATGTTTATCGCATGGCGCGCGAGCGAGGCCTCGATGTCAACGTGTTCGCTCGTCGCGCGTCGTTCTTTCTCTCGGCATCGATCGACTTCTTCGAGGAAGCCGCCAAGTTTCGCGCCATGCGGCGCATTTACGCACGCACCATGCGCGAAGAATTCGGCGCCACGAATCCGGAGTGCTGGCGGCTGCGGTTCTCGGTGCAAACGGCGGGCAATACGCTGACGACGCAACAGCCCGAGGTCAATATCGTACGGGCGGCCTACGAAGCGATGGCCGCGGTACTTGGTGGTGCACAATCGGTGCACCTGTGCTCCTACGACGAGGGTCATGGCCTGCCGACTGAGGAGTCATCGCGCATTGCGCTCAGGACACAGCAGGTGCTGGCCTATGAGACCGGTGTCACCAAGACGATCGATCCACTCGCGGGATCCTATTACGTCGAGGCGCTCACCAATCGGATCGAAGAGGCGATTCTCGCCAAACTGCAGACGGTGCGTGACCTCGGCGGCATGAGTGCCGCCGTGCGCGAGGGCTGGCTCGAGGGGCAGATCAATCAGGCGCGATATCGCAACCAGGAATCGATCGACAGCGGCAGGCGGCCGCTGGTCGCCGTCAATCGCTTCACGATTCCGGCACAGGAGGAAAGGCCGGTTGAGGTGCACAAGATCCGCGCCGACGAATGGGGCGCAAGGCGCGGCGAATATCTTCGGCGCTATCGCATACAACGCGATGCGACGCGCTGGGGCGAGGCGCTCGCGCAACTCGAGTCGGCATGGCAGCGCCGCGAGAATATGGTGCCCGTGATCATGAATGCGCTTCGCAACAAGGCGACCATGGGCGAGATCCACGAAGCGATGCGCCGCGCACAGAAAACCGCTGTTCGTCAGGAGTAA
- a CDS encoding hydantoinase/oxoprolinase family protein, whose product MAFRIGVDVGGTFTDFLVSAKGKDARVYKSSTTPDNPTIGFFDGLEQAARDHDLTLQQFLDKVDTIVHGTTITTNAVLTGTGARTGFVTTKGFRDVLNMRRGLKERQFERYAPPAPLVPRRLTCPVEERVLVDGSVAVPLNEGDVRAAAEVFKRDKVEAVAVSYLWSFLNPAHELRTREILESALPGVYISLSVEILPQIRVYERHSTTALNAYSGPILTRYLSRLEKELERRGYKGTLLIMQSNGGVMSPQVAQRFASNTLLSGPAGAPGAGVFYGSTHGFRNVITVDMGGTSFDVALVKDGRPTVTTEGSIGEHRIASPILDIHTIGAGGGSIARVDTGGLLAVGPASAGAQPGPACYGRGGDQPTVTDADFLLGYLDAQAFHGGNLTLDHERACKAVDDHVAKPLGTDVTRAAEGIYQVINANMAAALGVVSVQRGYDPREFVLIVAGGAGPIHAAPIARELDIPLVLIPRESSVFCAAGMLISDLQHDFVRTYARDFDKVDVKEIVGLLREMAAAAQKTLLDEHVPRKDIRLEYSADLRYVGQFNEVEVPLDFNGTLDAKRMAKTLARFHERHDALYGYAMQGAPAELINLRVTARGLTPKPTFKRSRRAGTTAKAALVGKRDAYFDGKWVKTPVYDGLKLQHGHGVKGPAIVQQPTTTIVVPPDYDLRCDEFNNYLMYPKGSNVSALIKRLSRRS is encoded by the coding sequence ATGGCATTCAGAATTGGCGTAGACGTCGGTGGCACGTTCACCGATTTCCTGGTTTCGGCGAAGGGCAAGGACGCACGCGTCTACAAGTCCTCCACGACGCCGGATAACCCGACCATTGGCTTCTTCGACGGGCTCGAACAGGCCGCTCGCGACCATGACCTGACGTTGCAGCAGTTCCTCGACAAGGTCGACACCATCGTGCATGGCACGACGATCACCACGAATGCGGTGTTGACCGGAACGGGTGCGCGCACCGGTTTCGTTACCACCAAAGGATTTCGCGACGTCCTCAATATGCGCCGCGGCCTGAAGGAGCGGCAGTTCGAGCGTTATGCGCCACCGGCGCCATTGGTCCCGCGCCGCCTTACCTGTCCGGTCGAGGAACGAGTACTGGTCGACGGCAGCGTCGCGGTGCCGCTCAACGAAGGCGATGTTCGCGCCGCCGCCGAGGTCTTCAAGCGCGATAAGGTCGAAGCCGTTGCCGTCTCCTACCTGTGGTCCTTCCTCAACCCGGCGCACGAGCTGCGCACGCGCGAAATTCTCGAGTCTGCGCTACCCGGCGTCTACATCTCGCTGTCGGTCGAGATACTGCCGCAGATTCGCGTCTACGAGCGGCATAGCACCACGGCACTCAATGCCTATTCAGGTCCGATCCTCACGCGCTACCTGTCGCGCCTCGAGAAAGAACTCGAACGGCGCGGTTACAAGGGCACTTTGCTGATCATGCAGTCGAATGGCGGCGTCATGTCGCCGCAGGTCGCGCAGCGCTTTGCTTCCAATACATTGCTTTCAGGGCCCGCTGGCGCACCGGGCGCCGGTGTGTTCTACGGCAGCACACACGGATTTCGCAATGTCATCACTGTCGACATGGGCGGGACATCGTTCGACGTCGCACTCGTGAAAGACGGACGGCCGACCGTCACGACCGAAGGCTCCATTGGCGAACATCGCATCGCCTCGCCCATTCTCGACATACACACGATCGGCGCTGGCGGCGGCTCAATCGCCCGCGTCGACACAGGCGGGTTGCTGGCAGTCGGCCCGGCCAGCGCCGGCGCACAACCTGGACCGGCCTGCTACGGTCGCGGCGGCGATCAGCCGACCGTGACCGATGCGGATTTCCTGCTCGGCTACCTCGACGCACAGGCTTTTCACGGCGGCAATCTCACGCTCGACCACGAACGCGCCTGCAAGGCCGTGGACGATCACGTCGCCAAGCCATTGGGTACGGACGTGACGCGCGCCGCCGAAGGCATCTACCAGGTCATCAACGCGAATATGGCCGCGGCGCTCGGCGTCGTATCCGTGCAGCGTGGTTATGACCCGCGCGAGTTCGTGCTGATCGTTGCCGGCGGTGCGGGGCCGATTCACGCGGCACCTATTGCGCGTGAACTCGATATCCCATTGGTGCTCATACCTCGCGAATCCTCGGTGTTTTGCGCCGCCGGGATGCTGATTTCCGACCTGCAGCACGATTTCGTGCGCACCTATGCGCGCGATTTCGACAAGGTCGATGTCAAGGAAATCGTCGGCCTGCTCAGGGAAATGGCTGCCGCCGCGCAGAAAACGCTGCTCGATGAACACGTACCGCGCAAGGATATCCGCCTCGAATACAGCGCCGATCTGCGCTACGTCGGCCAATTCAACGAGGTCGAGGTACCGCTCGATTTCAATGGCACCCTCGATGCCAAGCGCATGGCGAAGACACTGGCACGCTTTCACGAGCGGCACGATGCGCTCTACGGCTATGCCATGCAGGGTGCGCCGGCCGAACTCATCAACCTGCGCGTCACGGCACGCGGCCTTACGCCAAAGCCAACCTTCAAGCGCTCGCGACGCGCCGGTACCACGGCGAAAGCGGCATTGGTTGGCAAGCGCGACGCCTATTTCGACGGCAAGTGGGTAAAGACGCCCGTGTATGACGGCCTCAAGTTGCAGCACGGCCATGGCGTGAAGGGACCGGCTATCGTGCAGCAGCCCACGACGACCATCGTCGTGCCGCCGGACTACGATTTGCGTTGCGATGAGTTCAACAATTACCTCATGTATCCAAAGGGTTCCAATGTAAGCGCGCTGATCAAGCGCCTGAGTCGAAGGAGCTGA
- a CDS encoding hydantoinase B/oxoprolinase family protein yields the protein MPKTTARRRLDSIIVSVIGNRLDAISKEIGQTMLRTSRSPIFSEARDFVTAIFDGELRLVAQTAYIPVIMGALPFVIRQLRATFGDDVQEGDVFICNDPYRAGNNHPPDINIIKPVLQGGKVAFWAVSKGHHADVGGGGVAGYNPAAKFIWEEGLRIPPSKLYIAGKPNKALWDTILLNVHLPFLVEGDLNCQVGAVTIGSRGLRALLDKYGKSTLDSAINAIFDASEEQMRAAIRTVPSGVYRGEAKLDHDGINKDRQITIRVAIKIKGGDLTFDFEGSDPQVAGYVNSTLPNTTSSAFIALFLSLGSDIRFNEGALRALHVVAPEGSIVNPREPAPVTGCTVSTSQAIVEAVWLALAQAAPDRVDAAWSRWCAPASMGMNPRTGRPFGDIHFMCKGGGGASQGSDGWDHLAPSFCAGSLRAPDPELHELVDPYTVLQYEYWPDSAGAGEWRGGMGTIYRWRIETDGIPLANFGGGISESTAPFGLEGGKAAPPHEVYLQKGGTRTAADTESFFQCDKGDVFEIFQSGGGGFGDPRKRSIEKVSADVRDGIVSVAKAREDYGVVIDSTTLKVDEAATRALRGGA from the coding sequence ATGCCGAAGACCACCGCACGCCGCCGCCTGGATTCCATCATCGTCTCGGTCATTGGAAATCGACTCGATGCGATCAGCAAGGAGATCGGCCAGACGATGCTTCGCACCTCGCGCTCGCCAATCTTTTCCGAAGCGCGTGATTTCGTGACGGCCATTTTCGATGGCGAACTGCGGCTCGTTGCACAGACGGCCTACATTCCCGTGATCATGGGTGCACTCCCATTCGTCATACGCCAGTTGCGTGCGACCTTTGGCGACGATGTGCAGGAAGGCGACGTCTTCATCTGCAACGATCCCTATCGCGCCGGCAACAATCATCCGCCCGATATCAATATCATCAAGCCGGTGCTTCAAGGCGGCAAGGTGGCTTTCTGGGCCGTATCCAAAGGGCATCATGCCGATGTCGGCGGTGGCGGTGTCGCCGGCTACAACCCGGCTGCAAAATTCATCTGGGAAGAAGGCCTGCGCATACCACCGTCCAAACTCTATATCGCGGGCAAGCCCAACAAGGCGTTGTGGGACACGATACTCCTCAATGTGCATTTGCCGTTCCTCGTCGAAGGCGATCTCAACTGCCAGGTCGGCGCAGTGACCATCGGGTCACGGGGTCTGCGTGCGCTCCTAGACAAATACGGCAAATCGACGCTCGATTCCGCTATCAATGCCATATTCGACGCCTCGGAGGAACAGATGCGCGCGGCAATCCGCACCGTGCCATCGGGTGTTTATCGCGGCGAAGCCAAGCTTGACCACGACGGTATCAACAAGGATCGCCAGATCACGATTCGCGTCGCGATCAAAATCAAGGGCGGCGACCTTACGTTCGATTTCGAGGGCTCGGATCCGCAGGTCGCGGGCTACGTCAACAGCACCTTGCCGAACACGACCTCCTCGGCATTCATAGCGCTGTTTCTCTCGCTCGGTTCCGACATTCGTTTCAACGAAGGCGCGCTGCGCGCCCTGCACGTGGTCGCTCCGGAGGGCAGCATCGTCAATCCCCGCGAGCCCGCACCGGTAACGGGTTGTACCGTATCGACCTCCCAGGCCATCGTCGAGGCGGTGTGGCTGGCGTTGGCGCAAGCAGCGCCCGATCGGGTCGACGCTGCCTGGTCACGTTGGTGCGCGCCCGCTTCGATGGGTATGAACCCACGCACCGGGCGGCCTTTCGGCGACATTCACTTCATGTGCAAGGGTGGCGGCGGCGCGTCGCAGGGTAGTGACGGCTGGGACCACCTGGCGCCTTCCTTTTGCGCCGGCAGCCTGCGTGCGCCGGATCCGGAGCTGCACGAACTGGTCGACCCATACACGGTACTTCAATACGAGTATTGGCCCGATAGCGCAGGCGCCGGCGAATGGCGTGGCGGCATGGGGACGATCTATCGCTGGCGGATCGAGACGGATGGCATTCCGCTTGCGAATTTCGGCGGCGGAATTTCCGAATCGACGGCGCCTTTCGGGCTCGAAGGCGGCAAAGCAGCGCCGCCGCACGAGGTCTACCTTCAGAAAGGTGGCACTCGAACGGCGGCCGATACCGAGAGTTTCTTCCAGTGCGACAAAGGTGATGTGTTCGAGATATTCCAAAGCGGCGGCGGGGGCTTCGGTGATCCACGCAAGCGCTCCATCGAAAAGGTGAGCGCCGACGTTCGCGACGGGATCGTGTCGGTCGCAAAGGCGCGCGAGGATTACGGCGTCGTCATCGATTCCACGACACTCAAGGTGGACGAAGCAGCAACACGGGCGCTGCGAGGCGGTGCCTGA
- a CDS encoding VOC family protein — translation MPDAIAVSPLVRTLTTITISARDPESLQHFFCTGLGWRKVAQHALDEHIAAHWGIAPGSAGSQAITLAPADTTRGQVRIVAGRERSRRRPIASRFAGIEMIVPRDLDALYEELRQLPGITVLQPPIDTDWSEFGSNLHRAFILSAHGGTHLAFTMGLTEPAGRSFPTSNARAGHVFELPLVTTRFDRARAFYVGVLGMQPVLESRFERGFWHRIWKLPEPTDVQLHILKGNAPGTGLGAIELTGYPAEVIDDDTPDAWRFDGGACMITYDTTNIDAVFDAVSASRFAEIVGRPLPLSIWDERRAFVFRGPDGERVEIVQAGL, via the coding sequence GTGCCTGACGCGATTGCCGTGTCACCGCTCGTACGCACGCTGACCACCATCACCATCAGCGCGCGCGATCCCGAGTCGCTGCAGCATTTCTTCTGCACAGGCCTCGGCTGGCGCAAGGTGGCTCAGCACGCGCTCGATGAGCACATCGCCGCACACTGGGGCATCGCCCCCGGCAGTGCCGGTTCGCAAGCCATCACTTTGGCGCCTGCAGACACGACGAGAGGACAGGTGCGCATCGTTGCCGGCCGGGAACGATCGCGCCGCCGACCGATTGCATCGCGATTCGCCGGCATCGAAATGATCGTGCCGCGCGATCTCGATGCGCTCTACGAAGAGCTTCGCCAGCTACCTGGCATTACCGTATTGCAGCCACCGATCGACACGGATTGGTCGGAGTTCGGCAGCAATCTGCACCGCGCGTTTATCCTGAGTGCGCATGGCGGCACCCACCTCGCGTTCACCATGGGTCTGACCGAGCCGGCCGGGCGCAGCTTTCCAACCAGCAACGCCCGTGCCGGCCACGTGTTCGAATTGCCTCTGGTGACTACGCGCTTCGATCGGGCGCGCGCTTTCTACGTTGGCGTGCTTGGCATGCAACCCGTGCTCGAATCGCGCTTCGAGCGCGGCTTCTGGCATCGAATCTGGAAACTGCCCGAGCCGACCGACGTTCAACTGCATATCCTTAAAGGCAATGCGCCGGGTACCGGGCTCGGTGCAATCGAGCTCACGGGCTATCCCGCGGAGGTGATTGACGACGACACGCCCGACGCGTGGCGTTTCGACGGTGGCGCCTGCATGATCACCTACGACACGACGAACATCGACGCGGTCTTCGATGCCGTTTCCGCATCCAGGTTTGCCGAAATTGTCGGACGACCACTGCCCTTGAGCATCTGGGACGAACGACGTGCCTTCGTTTTCCGCGGACCGGATGGCGAGCGGGTGGAGATCGTGCAGGCAGGCCTATAG
- a CDS encoding VOC family protein yields MTNYRYVICLILSTIAGCGAVAEESPPGFVSELIDKSSAAPVTNPPTSIWQYRFRDQLVFYVPPSCCDEPSALYDQDGRVICSPDGGLTGKGDGRCPDFFDERTEEKLLWRDKRGSRGNVMPAPAESKETPMKRITGIGGIFFKAKDASALRAWYREHLGIDVKDWGGAVFEWTDSAGRPANGMTTWTISSADSDYYAPSKSPFMINYRVADLHALVATLKSEGCQVLEKIEESEFGKFAWVIDPEGNKIELWEPPSH; encoded by the coding sequence ATGACCAACTATCGATACGTAATCTGCTTGATATTGTCAACGATCGCCGGCTGTGGTGCCGTGGCCGAAGAAAGCCCGCCTGGTTTCGTATCCGAACTGATCGATAAGTCCTCGGCGGCGCCAGTAACCAACCCACCGACCTCGATCTGGCAATACCGGTTTCGCGACCAACTTGTTTTCTATGTGCCGCCCTCATGTTGCGACGAGCCGAGCGCACTTTACGACCAGGACGGTAGAGTCATTTGCAGCCCAGATGGTGGCCTGACCGGCAAGGGCGATGGACGCTGCCCGGACTTTTTCGACGAGCGCACCGAAGAGAAATTACTTTGGCGCGACAAACGGGGGTCCAGAGGCAATGTCATGCCCGCCCCCGCAGAGAGCAAGGAGACCCCGATGAAGCGAATCACCGGAATTGGCGGAATCTTTTTCAAAGCGAAGGATGCGAGCGCCCTACGCGCCTGGTACCGGGAACATCTGGGCATCGATGTAAAAGACTGGGGCGGCGCGGTATTCGAGTGGACCGACAGCGCAGGTCGTCCTGCGAACGGCATGACGACCTGGACAATCAGCAGCGCCGACAGCGATTACTACGCGCCGAGCAAGTCGCCTTTCATGATCAACTATCGCGTTGCGGACCTCCACGCCCTGGTTGCAACGCTCAAATCCGAAGGCTGCCAGGTGCTGGAGAAGATCGAAGAATCAGAATTTGGCAAGTTCGCGTGGGTCATCGATCCGGAAGGCAACAAGATCGAGCTTTGGGAGCCACCGTCGCATTAG
- a CDS encoding class I SAM-dependent methyltransferase, with protein MQSQFDSKTVAQFENETWSRCAASYMDGFGALVGEGITPLLDEVGARKGDRILDVGTGPGLTAGMAAKRGARPVGLDFSDTMLAEARRNYPDIEFRVGAAEKLPFADNDFDVVVGNFVLHHSGDPDAVLREAFRVLRPGGRVGFTVWGDPGKLDAFGLFFAAVEEHAGAAELPHGPLFGVSDFAVFERITRDAGFRNPKVRELPIAWKTKSMDSYLAAFRDWANMVLFPADVQTAIEKTVRQRANAFMQGDTYSLPNPAILVAARKPG; from the coding sequence ATGCAAAGCCAATTCGATTCAAAAACAGTTGCGCAATTTGAGAACGAAACCTGGTCGCGCTGTGCCGCCAGTTACATGGATGGGTTCGGTGCGCTGGTTGGCGAGGGGATCACGCCGCTACTGGACGAGGTTGGTGCCAGGAAGGGCGATCGGATTCTCGATGTCGGAACGGGCCCTGGCCTCACTGCGGGAATGGCTGCGAAGCGAGGAGCGAGACCAGTCGGGCTCGATTTTTCCGACACCATGCTTGCTGAAGCCCGGCGAAACTATCCAGACATTGAATTTCGTGTCGGTGCTGCGGAAAAACTACCGTTCGCCGACAACGACTTCGATGTCGTTGTAGGCAATTTTGTACTTCATCACTCCGGTGACCCAGACGCCGTCCTGCGCGAAGCGTTCAGAGTGCTCCGGCCAGGGGGCCGGGTTGGATTTACCGTTTGGGGTGATCCCGGCAAACTTGACGCATTCGGCTTGTTTTTCGCGGCTGTGGAAGAACACGCGGGTGCAGCGGAGCTGCCTCACGGACCGTTGTTTGGCGTCAGCGATTTTGCGGTTTTCGAAAGAATTACCCGCGACGCCGGATTTCGCAATCCCAAAGTGCGCGAGTTGCCAATCGCATGGAAAACCAAATCAATGGATTCGTACTTGGCAGCATTCCGCGACTGGGCGAACATGGTTTTGTTTCCGGCCGATGTGCAGACGGCTATCGAAAAGACTGTAAGGCAGCGCGCGAACGCCTTCATGCAGGGTGACACCTACTCATTGCCAAACCCTGCGATTCTGGTTGCCGCCCGCAAGCCGGGTTGA
- a CDS encoding cupin domain-containing protein gives MPKINLDAISVEPGSGYPAPFDSPCAQRLRQRHWHSHEDEFVYVLAGELTLVEDMGPTVLRAGDCAGFPKGTGNGHHLQNSGGIAAVYLEIGSRQPDDLATCSDIDLMSYNSDGKWRHKDGTAYS, from the coding sequence ATGCCGAAGATCAACCTTGATGCCATATCGGTAGAACCTGGTTCAGGCTATCCGGCGCCATTTGACTCCCCGTGCGCACAGCGTCTGCGCCAGCGCCATTGGCACAGCCACGAAGACGAGTTCGTCTACGTCCTGGCGGGCGAGCTCACATTGGTAGAAGACATGGGGCCCACGGTACTCCGCGCAGGCGACTGCGCCGGCTTCCCCAAAGGCACGGGGAATGGCCACCATTTGCAGAATTCCGGCGGCATCGCAGCTGTTTACCTCGAAATCGGATCGCGCCAACCTGACGATTTGGCCACCTGCTCCGATATCGACCTGATGAGCTACAACTCCGATGGCAAGTGGCGGCACAAGGATGGGACAGCCTATTCGTAG